A DNA window from Agarivorans sp. TSD2052 contains the following coding sequences:
- a CDS encoding GntR family transcriptional regulator — protein sequence MTNNKTSDTAEEEMIVERIYQTIIDQRLAPGTKLAESELCEAFGVGRMRVRRALLMLANRELVVLHANKGAFVASPTAKQAHDVFETRLAIEPSLIRLAVQRATAKDIDGLEQHLQQESDAHHAGDRRKAITLSGQFHISLAKIADNAVMLRLVKDLVTQSSLIIAMFGSVGMSNCRDDEHARIIQAIRQGDEDLAVSLMREHIHHIKANINLDHRQEGTPDLASIFSS from the coding sequence ATGACCAACAATAAAACATCAGATACCGCTGAAGAAGAAATGATCGTAGAGCGCATTTACCAGACCATCATCGATCAACGCCTGGCCCCCGGAACTAAACTGGCTGAATCAGAGTTATGCGAAGCCTTTGGTGTGGGAAGAATGCGAGTGCGTCGTGCCTTATTGATGTTAGCAAACCGCGAGTTGGTGGTGCTTCATGCAAATAAAGGCGCATTTGTAGCCAGCCCTACCGCCAAGCAAGCACATGATGTGTTTGAAACCCGGCTAGCCATTGAGCCATCGCTGATCCGCTTAGCAGTGCAACGCGCCACCGCTAAAGACATTGATGGTTTAGAACAACACTTGCAGCAAGAATCTGACGCCCATCACGCAGGCGATCGGCGTAAAGCCATTACTCTATCAGGGCAGTTTCATATCAGTTTAGCGAAAATAGCTGACAACGCAGTGATGCTTCGACTAGTAAAAGACTTAGTCACCCAATCATCATTGATTATTGCTATGTTTGGCTCGGTGGGTATGAGCAATTGCCGAGATGATGAGCACGCTAGAATTATCCAAGCTATACGCCAGGGCGATGAAGACCTAGCGGTGAGTTTAATGCGTGAGCATATTCACCATATCAAGGCCAATATCAATTTAGACCATCGCCAAGAAGGAACCCCCGATTTGGCCAGCATTTTTTCGTCATAA
- the ubiA gene encoding 4-hydroxybenzoate octaprenyltransferase yields MRPYWQLMRADKPIGTLLLLWPALWALWLAADGVPDLSVLAVFVLGVFLMRSAGCVINDYADRKVDVHVERTAQRPLATGEVTERAALLLFAALVGLSFLLVLTQNTLTIVLSVVALGLAALYPFMKRVTHLPQLFLGLAFSWCIPMAYAAQTGQIANEAWLLVFANVCWTIAYDTKYAMVDREDDLKIGVKSTAILFGRFDKLIIGVLQLVCLLFFAAIGYYKQLGLSFDIALLGAAALFVYQQKLIRYRQREACFSAFLNNNYVGLVLFAGIASHYLWLAYT; encoded by the coding sequence ATGCGTCCCTATTGGCAGCTAATGCGGGCCGATAAACCTATTGGTACCTTGTTGTTGTTGTGGCCTGCGTTGTGGGCTCTGTGGCTGGCAGCTGATGGCGTACCTGATCTGTCGGTATTAGCAGTATTTGTATTGGGCGTTTTTCTAATGCGCTCTGCAGGCTGCGTAATTAACGACTATGCCGATAGAAAGGTAGATGTTCATGTTGAACGTACTGCTCAGCGCCCCTTAGCGACCGGTGAAGTGACTGAGAGAGCCGCCTTACTGTTGTTTGCCGCTCTTGTCGGCTTGTCTTTTTTATTGGTGCTTACTCAAAATACTTTAACCATTGTATTGTCAGTCGTGGCGTTGGGCCTTGCCGCTTTATACCCATTTATGAAACGGGTTACCCATTTGCCGCAATTGTTTTTGGGCTTAGCGTTTAGCTGGTGTATACCAATGGCTTATGCCGCTCAAACTGGCCAAATCGCAAACGAAGCTTGGTTATTAGTATTCGCCAACGTATGTTGGACCATTGCTTACGATACTAAATATGCAATGGTGGATAGAGAGGATGATTTAAAGATCGGTGTTAAGTCTACCGCTATCTTATTTGGCCGATTTGATAAGTTGATTATTGGCGTTTTGCAGCTGGTCTGTTTGTTGTTTTTTGCTGCGATTGGCTACTATAAACAGTTAGGCTTGAGCTTTGATATAGCATTACTGGGAGCCGCCGCTTTATTCGTTTATCAGCAAAAGTTAATTCGCTATCGGCAACGAGAAGCCTGCTTTAGTGCATTTCTTAATAATAACTACGTAGGTTTAGTATTGTTTGCTGGTATAGCCAGCCACTATTTGTGGCTGGCATATACCTGA
- the plsB gene encoding glycerol-3-phosphate 1-O-acyltransferase PlsB, with amino-acid sequence MLHLPSPILAVLRTIIGFFTRGKFVPENPINEFDLDLSQPIIYVIPSNSLADVLTLQLACKQLGLPDPFDPVMFAGQAHQRVAFLVDGNGETLEATIEQFTAALSIHRSDESHNAQLIPVKLFWDRYPGRESVEDLMGGKPTRPAGTLKKIYQVVFKGRENLIRFSRPVSLKDMAQRQGSDKRIGHKLARVARIHFSRMQMIATGPKLPNRRHMFEQLLASSTIRNAIEDEANAKKISKAEATQSALKYLEEVAADFSYRNLRMADSVLSWVWNKIYSGIEVNHAEKVRQLAQEGHEIVYAPCHRSHMDYLLLSYVLYHQGMVPPHIAAGVNLNFWPAGPFFRRAGAFFIRRSFKGNKLYSTVFREYLGLLFSRGYSVEYFTEGGRSRTGRLLPPKTGMLAMTVQAMMRGLERPVTIVPVYFGYEHVMEVGTYYKELKGKTKDKESLLSLFGMLRKLRNFGHGYVNFGEPINLNHSLNKLAPEWRDHPEDGLKPSWLVPAVNDISNQLMENINSAAAVNGLCLSAIILLAAENRAMPRKQLVKQLTLCTTLIKNVPYSSHVTLPDIDAESLLDQAISLDKFEIRSDYLGEIVGLDEKQQVLLNFYRNNIIHLLIIPAFIATALLQHRRLGRSQLVTLMEQLYPLLKGELFMHYQASDMSELIERYLAEFVSLKLISESDDCFKIDNHRRGRLLLLAQIAQESLHRYAIVAALLAKCPHLERTELEQQALAGAQRLAKLHNIDAPEYYDKRITTNLLALAREQGYTAPEHANNLFAQLSPLLADGVYDSISELLDLEA; translated from the coding sequence ATGTTACATTTGCCTTCTCCAATATTGGCGGTTTTACGTACAATTATTGGTTTCTTTACTCGCGGAAAATTTGTTCCAGAGAATCCGATTAACGAGTTTGATTTAGATTTATCTCAACCAATCATTTACGTGATCCCTAGCAATTCGTTAGCTGACGTACTCACCTTGCAACTCGCTTGTAAGCAACTAGGCCTGCCCGATCCCTTTGACCCGGTAATGTTTGCTGGCCAAGCCCACCAACGGGTGGCCTTTTTGGTTGATGGCAATGGCGAAACCCTCGAGGCGACGATTGAGCAGTTCACAGCAGCCTTAAGCATTCACCGAAGTGATGAGAGCCACAATGCTCAGCTCATTCCGGTGAAACTATTTTGGGACCGTTACCCTGGCCGAGAGAGTGTTGAAGATCTGATGGGGGGTAAGCCTACTCGCCCCGCGGGAACCCTGAAGAAAATATACCAAGTGGTCTTTAAAGGGCGGGAAAACCTCATTCGCTTTAGTCGGCCAGTATCCTTAAAAGACATGGCGCAAAGACAGGGCTCAGATAAGCGGATAGGCCATAAACTCGCCCGGGTTGCACGTATCCATTTTAGCCGTATGCAAATGATTGCTACGGGTCCTAAACTGCCAAATCGTCGTCATATGTTTGAGCAGTTGCTCGCTTCATCGACCATTCGTAATGCTATCGAAGATGAAGCTAACGCTAAGAAAATCAGCAAGGCTGAAGCAACACAAAGCGCGTTAAAATATCTTGAAGAAGTTGCCGCAGATTTTTCTTATCGTAATCTACGCATGGCCGATTCGGTATTAAGTTGGGTTTGGAACAAAATTTACTCTGGCATTGAGGTTAACCATGCTGAAAAAGTACGCCAGTTAGCTCAAGAAGGGCATGAGATAGTTTACGCACCTTGTCACCGTAGCCACATGGACTACCTGCTATTATCTTATGTGCTTTACCACCAAGGCATGGTACCACCGCATATCGCAGCCGGGGTTAACTTAAACTTTTGGCCGGCAGGCCCATTTTTCCGCCGCGCTGGTGCTTTCTTTATTCGCCGTAGTTTTAAAGGCAATAAACTCTACTCCACGGTTTTTAGAGAGTACTTAGGCCTATTATTTAGCCGCGGATACTCGGTTGAATACTTCACCGAAGGTGGCCGCAGCCGAACCGGACGTTTATTACCGCCTAAAACTGGCATGCTAGCCATGACAGTGCAAGCGATGATGCGCGGTTTAGAACGGCCAGTGACGATTGTGCCGGTTTACTTCGGTTACGAGCACGTTATGGAAGTTGGTACTTACTACAAAGAACTAAAAGGCAAAACCAAAGACAAAGAATCGTTACTGTCATTATTTGGTATGCTGCGAAAACTGCGCAATTTTGGCCATGGTTACGTCAACTTTGGCGAACCGATTAATCTAAATCATAGCCTAAATAAACTGGCACCCGAGTGGCGAGACCACCCTGAAGATGGGCTAAAACCCAGCTGGTTAGTGCCTGCAGTAAACGACATATCCAACCAACTGATGGAAAATATTAACAGTGCTGCGGCGGTCAACGGCTTGTGCTTGAGCGCCATTATTTTACTGGCGGCCGAAAACCGCGCCATGCCGCGCAAACAGCTGGTTAAGCAACTCACACTATGCACCACGTTGATCAAAAATGTGCCCTACAGCAGCCATGTCACTTTGCCAGACATAGACGCTGAAAGCCTATTAGACCAAGCGATTAGCTTAGATAAGTTTGAAATTCGCAGTGATTACCTTGGTGAGATAGTGGGCTTAGATGAGAAGCAGCAGGTATTACTGAATTTCTATCGCAATAATATTATTCACTTGCTGATTATTCCTGCGTTTATCGCCACGGCTTTGCTTCAGCATCGCCGTTTAGGCCGCAGCCAATTGGTAACACTGATGGAGCAGCTTTACCCTTTATTAAAAGGCGAGCTGTTTATGCACTATCAAGCTAGTGATATGAGTGAACTTATCGAGCGTTACTTGGCTGAGTTTGTGTCACTTAAATTAATTAGTGAAAGTGATGATTGCTTTAAAATTGATAATCATCGGCGTGGTCGCTTATTGCTGCTTGCTCAAATAGCGCAAGAAAGCTTACACCGCTATGCGATTGTGGCGGCGTTACTCGCTAAATGTCCACATCTAGAGCGCACAGAGCTAGAACAACAAGCATTAGCGGGGGCTCAACGCCTTGCCAAGCTACATAACATTGATGCCCCTGAATACTACGACAAGCGCATCACCACCAATTTGTTGGCACTGGCTCGTGAACAAGGCTACACCGCCCCTGAACACGCCAATAATTTGTTTGCTCAGCTGTCTCCATTACTGGCCGATGGCGTTTATGATTCAATCAGTGAATTATTGGATTTAGAGGCTTAG
- a CDS encoding ABC transporter substrate-binding protein, giving the protein MQYRNYIKYGLLASAISMTCSTIAFAANPVLKVGFVGVTSGPAAAWGISNQRSMETRADWINETGGYTIGGTTYDIEIVAFDDQKDPKRSIAGMEKMAQEGIHYVVGPNVDDGAAAVRPVAEQKGIMYFPYAFPKSLYTKPASNAVLGMVANYQSGPAIYQYLIDEKGIKKVAFVAANESDPLSQRDGGVAAAKALGLEVVSSSVTYQVDTTDFTPVLLPVIKSRPELLVLSGVSPANAPQLIRSARELGYTGLISTETAQDANVLKEGAGKLADGFISVGGASTPELASDKMREFVERYTKKFGEYNDESNTKVYALEYILETLKANPAAMKDVAAFQATMDTFEAPNPYMVGDAKLSYVGMSSFGQKRQVAVPLVVNVYRDGQFETLFVATVD; this is encoded by the coding sequence ATGCAATATCGTAATTATATAAAGTACGGCCTGCTAGCGAGTGCTATCAGTATGACTTGTTCAACCATCGCTTTTGCCGCTAATCCAGTACTTAAAGTTGGCTTTGTCGGAGTAACATCAGGCCCTGCAGCAGCTTGGGGTATTTCTAATCAGCGTTCAATGGAAACGCGCGCAGATTGGATCAACGAAACAGGTGGTTACACCATTGGAGGCACCACTTACGACATCGAGATTGTTGCCTTTGATGACCAGAAAGATCCTAAGCGCTCAATTGCTGGTATGGAGAAAATGGCGCAAGAAGGTATTCATTATGTGGTGGGACCGAACGTAGATGATGGCGCCGCGGCAGTGCGCCCAGTGGCTGAGCAAAAGGGCATTATGTATTTCCCTTACGCTTTCCCTAAGTCGCTATATACCAAACCAGCTTCTAATGCAGTACTAGGCATGGTGGCCAACTACCAGTCTGGCCCCGCGATTTACCAGTACCTGATCGACGAGAAAGGCATCAAAAAAGTCGCCTTTGTTGCAGCCAACGAGTCAGACCCCTTAAGTCAGCGTGATGGCGGTGTTGCAGCGGCTAAAGCACTTGGTTTAGAGGTGGTGTCTAGCAGTGTGACTTATCAGGTGGATACCACCGATTTTACCCCAGTGTTGCTGCCGGTGATTAAGTCTCGACCTGAGCTGTTGGTATTATCGGGTGTGTCGCCAGCAAATGCACCGCAGTTAATTCGTTCAGCGCGTGAGTTGGGCTATACCGGGCTTATTTCAACGGAAACGGCTCAAGATGCTAACGTTTTGAAAGAAGGTGCGGGCAAACTTGCCGACGGTTTTATTTCAGTGGGTGGTGCGTCAACGCCTGAGCTAGCGTCAGATAAAATGCGTGAGTTTGTAGAGCGTTACACCAAGAAATTTGGTGAGTATAACGATGAGTCAAACACTAAGGTTTATGCGCTTGAGTACATCCTTGAAACGCTAAAAGCTAACCCCGCAGCGATGAAAGACGTAGCGGCGTTCCAAGCAACGATGGATACCTTTGAAGCGCCTAACCCTTACATGGTGGGTGATGCCAAGTTGAGCTATGTGGGTATGTCTTCATTTGGTCAAAAACGCCAAGTAGCGGTACCACTCGTGGTCAATGTTTATCGTGATGGCCAATTTGAAACCTTGTTTGTAGCCACTGTTGATTAA
- a CDS encoding flagellar basal body-associated protein FliL, giving the protein MKFAHTLLLCGSLFFSALANSQEAGNPSYAYFGFEPDIITNYISSGKKLGYVRVTAEVMVENQSALSSIEHHAPLIRDAIIEILGHQREEDIKSLKGREEIRVLCQEAVNDLLVQETGKKLVSKLLFTKYLYQ; this is encoded by the coding sequence ATGAAATTTGCCCACACACTGCTGTTATGCGGTAGCTTATTTTTCTCAGCCCTCGCCAATAGCCAAGAAGCGGGTAACCCAAGTTATGCCTACTTTGGGTTTGAGCCAGACATTATTACTAACTACATAAGTAGTGGTAAGAAGCTGGGTTATGTTCGCGTTACTGCTGAAGTCATGGTAGAGAATCAAAGTGCCCTAAGCAGTATTGAACATCACGCGCCACTGATTCGTGACGCGATCATAGAAATTTTGGGCCACCAGCGCGAAGAAGATATCAAGTCACTGAAAGGCCGCGAAGAAATAAGAGTGCTTTGCCAAGAGGCGGTCAATGATTTACTCGTTCAAGAAACCGGTAAAAAATTGGTTAGCAAACTGTTATTTACGAAGTACCTTTATCAGTAA
- a CDS encoding chorismate--pyruvate lyase family protein — translation MNLNKNPPCGAEGVWHLPQKVELSSHVLADWLLYPGSLTARLREHCQHFSINVLFEGYQEIAEHERMSLACAGPYWIREVLLLCDGKAWVFARSIIPQSSLEGDAAAVSQLNNKPLGELLFTEKGQRQSLEIGLIDKASSIYQYANDNVALWGRRSRFILDSAPLLVAEVFLPDSLAYSKE, via the coding sequence GTGAACCTAAACAAGAATCCACCTTGTGGCGCCGAAGGCGTTTGGCATTTACCCCAAAAGGTGGAGTTAAGTAGTCACGTTTTAGCCGATTGGCTGCTCTATCCTGGGTCGCTTACTGCCCGCTTGCGTGAACATTGCCAACATTTTTCGATAAATGTGTTGTTTGAAGGTTACCAAGAAATTGCTGAGCATGAGCGAATGTCATTAGCCTGTGCAGGGCCCTATTGGATAAGAGAAGTACTGCTGCTTTGTGATGGCAAGGCATGGGTGTTTGCACGAAGTATTATCCCCCAAAGCTCCTTGGAGGGCGATGCCGCAGCGGTGAGCCAGCTAAATAATAAACCTTTAGGTGAATTGTTATTTACTGAAAAAGGCCAAAGACAAAGCTTAGAGATAGGCCTAATCGACAAAGCGTCAAGTATTTATCAGTATGCTAATGACAATGTTGCGCTGTGGGGCAGACGTTCTCGGTTTATACTCGATAGTGCGCCACTGCTAGTTGCAGAGGTTTTTCTTCCCGATAGCTTGGCATATAGCAAGGAGTAG